A stretch of DNA from Oleomonas cavernae:
ACATGCTGGCCTTCCTGACCGGCGAGCCGACGATCGACGAGAAAGCCCCGGAGCCCGAGGCACCGGTGCAGCAGAAGGATCCGCTCAACATCAATTCGCCGCTGTTGTAGCCGAAACATCAGCTCCCCTCGCCCGCTTGCGGGAGAGGGGCTGGGGGAGAGGGTTTCTGTAGATATCGATCCTTGGCAGTCCGAGCAAGAGTTACAGAAACCCTCTCCCGGCCTTCGGCCACCCTCTCCCGCAAGCGGGCGAGGGAAACAGCGACCTAGTCGTCCTGAATATCCTGCCCGGGAAACAGCTCCTCGTTGAACCCGAACTTCCTGAAATCCCGCACCCGCATCGGATACAGGATCCCGTCCAGGTGATCGCACTCGTGCTGCACCACGCGCGCATGGAAGCCCGACACGCTGCGGTCGATCGGCTGGCCTTCCAGGTCAATCCCCTGGTAGCGCAGGCGCGCGTGGCGCGGCACCACGCCGCGCAGGCCGGGCACCGACAGGCAGCCCTCCCAGCCGTCCTCCATCTCGTCGGACAGCGGCGTCAGCACCGGATTGATCAGAATCGTTTCCGGCACGGGCTCGGCCTGCGGGTAGCGCGGGCTGGCCTGGAAGCCGAAGATCACCACGCGCAGGTCCACGCCGATC
This window harbors:
- a CDS encoding peptide deformylase, translated to MFDTMRALNGAGLAAPQIGVDLRVVIFGFQASPRYPQAEPVPETILINPVLTPLSDEMEDGWEGCLSVPGLRGVVPRHARLRYQGIDLEGQPIDRSVSGFHARVVQHECDHLDGILYPMRVRDFRKFGFNEELFPGQDIQDD